The following are encoded together in the Babylonia areolata isolate BAREFJ2019XMU chromosome 18, ASM4173473v1, whole genome shotgun sequence genome:
- the LOC143293010 gene encoding uncharacterized protein LOC143293010 isoform X1 gives MATAAAQDDGPRDTECIVCHELLTIPKILPCGHLLCRHCLLPWLKTPPEAKCPVCRFPILVAQRASQESLDSVVDTFPTHLFVEAIVEAERVLSKQHTCCVCVDVAAVSLCITCGDMFCQVCCRVHEKQSATKHHNVESLTSLSAASLASRKPTTCSAHVHELAVAYCPAHAVSVCMLCVTTDHCQCAPLKKLETRVDESRALLTRVAATLKAGEEKLDKAIAEVEENISSLDRQTDTDVSEIEAVRQRLVKAVDTRCQQVKEKILSTSSHLQDKMEAGKAVLMKQQARFGNHSRIVQEVQRSPQHGLFSNMTSIMEKCVGSLDCSDKFLASVVVKGKVALTIDSQAVTRIEQELSQMRVVSKEETTQATQVHVLRFHDNHGSGIRLSNNRQTAEKTNSSYGDGVVMSRDPMIVSSLYEVRVDAINSAWKNSCVGVVTCSPDAFSVPGNAIDDDSNTVLCVGGYGTKAFGKEMGSEWSGLKKVVAGTQLGVALDSSRRLHLYVNGKDQGVVTTTDTIPDPCHFMFDLMSRCTQVTACPVTQVPELMTPWLSRP, from the exons atggcaacagcagcagcccagGATGATGGCCCCAGAGACACAGAGTGCATCGTGTGCCACGAGCTGTTGACCATACCAAAGATCCTTCCCTGTGGCCATCTCCTGTGTCGACACTGCCTGCTACCCTGGCTGAAGACTCCGCCAGAGGCAAAATGCCCAGTTTGCCGGTTTCCTATACTGGTCGCACAGCGGGCGTCACAGGAAAGCCTTGACAGTGTGGTGGACACTTTCCCCACTCATTTGTTTGTGGAAGCGATTGTGGAAGCGGAGCGTGTGCTGTCCAAACAGCacacttgttgtgtgtgtgttgatgtggcgGCTGTGTCCCTGTGCATCACCTGTGGGGACATGTTCTGCCAGGTGTGTTGCAGGGTGCATGAGAAACAGTCGGCCACCAAACACCACAATGTGGAAAGCCTGACCTCCCTGTCTGCTGCCTCACTGGCCAGCAGGAAGCCCACAACTTGCTCAGCTCATGTGCATGAACTGGCAGTAGCTTACTGTCCAGCTcatgctgtgtctgtctgcatgctgtgtgtcaccactgaccactgccagTGCGCCCCATTGAAGAAATTAGAGACCAGGGTGGATGAATCACGTGCACTGCTGACAAGAGTGGCCGCTACTTTGAAAGCTGGTGAGGAGAAGCTGGACAAAGCCATCGCAGAGGTGGAGGAAAACATCAGCTCTTTGGACCGGCAAACCGACACAGATGTGTCAGAGATTGAGGCTGTACGTCAGCGACTAGTGAAAGCTGTTGATACTCGTTGCCAACAAGTGAAGGAAAAGATTCTAAGCACGAGCTCACATCTCCAAGACAAAATGGAGGCAGGGAAGGCTGTGCTCATGAAGCAGCAAGCCAGGTTCGGAAATCATTCCCGGATCGTTCAGGAAGTGCAGAGATCTCCCCAGCACGGACTGTTCAGCAACATGACGTCCATCATGGAAAAATGTGTGGGCAGTCTGGACTGCAGCGACAAGTTCCTGGCCTCTGTCGTGGTGAAGGGCAAGGTGGCCTTGACCATTGACTCCCAGGCAGTGACCCGTATTGAACAAGAGTTGTCACAGATGAGGGTTGTAAGCAAGGAGGAAACTACACAGGCCACACAG GTGCATGTTCTGCGCTTTCATGACAACCACGGCAGTGGGATCAGGCTGAGCAATAACAGACAGACCGCAGAAAAGACAAATAGTTCTTACGGTGATGGAGTGGTGATGTCAAGGGATCCTATGATTGTCAGCAGTTTGTATGAA GTTCGTGTAGATGCCATCAACAGCGCATGGAAAAACTCATGTGTAGGCGTGGTGACCTGCAGCCCTGATGCCTTCAGTGTGCCAGGAAACGCCATAGATGACGACTCAAACACTGTCCTGTGTGTGGGCGGCTATGGAACCAAAGCGTTTGGTAAGGAG ATGGGAAGCGAGTGGTCAGGGCTGAAGAAGGTCGTGGCAGGGACCCAGCTGGGAGTGGCGCTGGACTCCAGCAGACGTCTGCATCTGTACGTCAATGGAAAGGACCAAGGTGTcgtcaccaccactgacaccataCCTGACCCCTGTCACTTCATGTTTGACTTGATGTCCCGCTGCACTCAG GTGACAGCATGCCCAGTGACACAGGTGCCAGAACTCATGACGCCATGGCTCAGCAGGCCGTGA
- the LOC143293010 gene encoding E3 ubiquitin-protein ligase TRIM56-like isoform X4 produces the protein MATAAAQDDGPRDTECIVCHELLTIPKILPCGHLLCRHCLLPWLKTPPEAKCPVCRFPILVAQRASQESLDSVVDTFPTHLFVEAIVEAERVLSKQHTCCVCVDVAAVSLCITCGDMFCQVCCRVHEKQSATKHHNVESLTSLSAASLASRKPTTCSAHVHELAVAYCPAHAVSVCMLCVTTDHCQCAPLKKLETRVDESRALLTRVAATLKAGEEKLDKAIAEVEENISSLDRQTDTDVSEIEAVRQRLVKAVDTRCQQVKEKILSTSSHLQDKMEAGKAVLMKQQARFGNHSRIVQEVQRSPQHGLFSNMTSIMEKCVGSLDCSDKFLASVVVKGKVALTIDSQAVTRIEQELSQMRVVSKEETTQATQVHVLRFHDNHGSGIRLSNNRQTAEKTNSSYGDGVVMSRDPMIVSSLYECACACAHVSVCAVHMCQCVCVCVCVCACVYCVHRFV, from the exons atggcaacagcagcagcccagGATGATGGCCCCAGAGACACAGAGTGCATCGTGTGCCACGAGCTGTTGACCATACCAAAGATCCTTCCCTGTGGCCATCTCCTGTGTCGACACTGCCTGCTACCCTGGCTGAAGACTCCGCCAGAGGCAAAATGCCCAGTTTGCCGGTTTCCTATACTGGTCGCACAGCGGGCGTCACAGGAAAGCCTTGACAGTGTGGTGGACACTTTCCCCACTCATTTGTTTGTGGAAGCGATTGTGGAAGCGGAGCGTGTGCTGTCCAAACAGCacacttgttgtgtgtgtgttgatgtggcgGCTGTGTCCCTGTGCATCACCTGTGGGGACATGTTCTGCCAGGTGTGTTGCAGGGTGCATGAGAAACAGTCGGCCACCAAACACCACAATGTGGAAAGCCTGACCTCCCTGTCTGCTGCCTCACTGGCCAGCAGGAAGCCCACAACTTGCTCAGCTCATGTGCATGAACTGGCAGTAGCTTACTGTCCAGCTcatgctgtgtctgtctgcatgctgtgtgtcaccactgaccactgccagTGCGCCCCATTGAAGAAATTAGAGACCAGGGTGGATGAATCACGTGCACTGCTGACAAGAGTGGCCGCTACTTTGAAAGCTGGTGAGGAGAAGCTGGACAAAGCCATCGCAGAGGTGGAGGAAAACATCAGCTCTTTGGACCGGCAAACCGACACAGATGTGTCAGAGATTGAGGCTGTACGTCAGCGACTAGTGAAAGCTGTTGATACTCGTTGCCAACAAGTGAAGGAAAAGATTCTAAGCACGAGCTCACATCTCCAAGACAAAATGGAGGCAGGGAAGGCTGTGCTCATGAAGCAGCAAGCCAGGTTCGGAAATCATTCCCGGATCGTTCAGGAAGTGCAGAGATCTCCCCAGCACGGACTGTTCAGCAACATGACGTCCATCATGGAAAAATGTGTGGGCAGTCTGGACTGCAGCGACAAGTTCCTGGCCTCTGTCGTGGTGAAGGGCAAGGTGGCCTTGACCATTGACTCCCAGGCAGTGACCCGTATTGAACAAGAGTTGTCACAGATGAGGGTTGTAAGCAAGGAGGAAACTACACAGGCCACACAG GTGCATGTTCTGCGCTTTCATGACAACCACGGCAGTGGGATCAGGCTGAGCAATAACAGACAGACCGCAGAAAAGACAAATAGTTCTTACGGTGATGGAGTGGTGATGTCAAGGGATCCTATGATTGTCAGCAGTTTGTATGAA tgtgcgtgtgcatgtgcgcatgtttcagtgtgtgctgtgcacatgtgtcagtgtgtgtgtgtgtgtgtgtgtgtgtgcgcgtgtgtgtactgtgttcatAGGTTCGTGTAG
- the LOC143293010 gene encoding E3 ubiquitin-protein ligase TRIM33-like isoform X2 yields MATAAAQDDGPRDTECIVCHELLTIPKILPCGHLLCRHCLLPWLKTPPEAKCPVCRFPILVAQRASQESLDSVVDTFPTHLFVEAIVEAERVLSKQHTCCVCVDVAAVSLCITCGDMFCQVCCRVHEKQSATKHHNVESLTSLSAASLASRKPTTCSAHVHELAVAYCPAHAVSVCMLCVTTDHCQCAPLKKLETRVDESRALLTRVAATLKAGEEKLDKAIAEVEENISSLDRQTDTDVSEIEAVRQRLVKAVDTRCQQVKEKILSTSSHLQDKMEAGKAVLMKQQARFGNHSRIVQEVQRSPQHGLFSNMTSIMEKCVGSLDCSDKFLASVVVKGKVALTIDSQAVTRIEQELSQMRVVSKEETTQATQVHVLRFHDNHGSGIRLSNNRQTAEKTNSSYGDGVVMSRDPMIVSSLYEVRVDAINSAWKNSCVGVVTCSPDAFSVPGNAIDDDSNTVLCVGGYGTKAFGKEVFRT; encoded by the exons atggcaacagcagcagcccagGATGATGGCCCCAGAGACACAGAGTGCATCGTGTGCCACGAGCTGTTGACCATACCAAAGATCCTTCCCTGTGGCCATCTCCTGTGTCGACACTGCCTGCTACCCTGGCTGAAGACTCCGCCAGAGGCAAAATGCCCAGTTTGCCGGTTTCCTATACTGGTCGCACAGCGGGCGTCACAGGAAAGCCTTGACAGTGTGGTGGACACTTTCCCCACTCATTTGTTTGTGGAAGCGATTGTGGAAGCGGAGCGTGTGCTGTCCAAACAGCacacttgttgtgtgtgtgttgatgtggcgGCTGTGTCCCTGTGCATCACCTGTGGGGACATGTTCTGCCAGGTGTGTTGCAGGGTGCATGAGAAACAGTCGGCCACCAAACACCACAATGTGGAAAGCCTGACCTCCCTGTCTGCTGCCTCACTGGCCAGCAGGAAGCCCACAACTTGCTCAGCTCATGTGCATGAACTGGCAGTAGCTTACTGTCCAGCTcatgctgtgtctgtctgcatgctgtgtgtcaccactgaccactgccagTGCGCCCCATTGAAGAAATTAGAGACCAGGGTGGATGAATCACGTGCACTGCTGACAAGAGTGGCCGCTACTTTGAAAGCTGGTGAGGAGAAGCTGGACAAAGCCATCGCAGAGGTGGAGGAAAACATCAGCTCTTTGGACCGGCAAACCGACACAGATGTGTCAGAGATTGAGGCTGTACGTCAGCGACTAGTGAAAGCTGTTGATACTCGTTGCCAACAAGTGAAGGAAAAGATTCTAAGCACGAGCTCACATCTCCAAGACAAAATGGAGGCAGGGAAGGCTGTGCTCATGAAGCAGCAAGCCAGGTTCGGAAATCATTCCCGGATCGTTCAGGAAGTGCAGAGATCTCCCCAGCACGGACTGTTCAGCAACATGACGTCCATCATGGAAAAATGTGTGGGCAGTCTGGACTGCAGCGACAAGTTCCTGGCCTCTGTCGTGGTGAAGGGCAAGGTGGCCTTGACCATTGACTCCCAGGCAGTGACCCGTATTGAACAAGAGTTGTCACAGATGAGGGTTGTAAGCAAGGAGGAAACTACACAGGCCACACAG GTGCATGTTCTGCGCTTTCATGACAACCACGGCAGTGGGATCAGGCTGAGCAATAACAGACAGACCGCAGAAAAGACAAATAGTTCTTACGGTGATGGAGTGGTGATGTCAAGGGATCCTATGATTGTCAGCAGTTTGTATGAA GTTCGTGTAGATGCCATCAACAGCGCATGGAAAAACTCATGTGTAGGCGTGGTGACCTGCAGCCCTGATGCCTTCAGTGTGCCAGGAAACGCCATAGATGACGACTCAAACACTGTCCTGTGTGTGGGCGGCTATGGAACCAAAGCGTTTGGTAAGGAG GTGTTTAGGACGTGA
- the LOC143293010 gene encoding E3 ubiquitin-protein ligase TRIM33-like isoform X3: MATAAAQDDGPRDTECIVCHELLTIPKILPCGHLLCRHCLLPWLKTPPEAKCPVCRFPILVAQRASQESLDSVVDTFPTHLFVEAIVEAERVLSKQHTCCVCVDVAAVSLCITCGDMFCQVCCRVHEKQSATKHHNVESLTSLSAASLASRKPTTCSAHVHELAVAYCPAHAVSVCMLCVTTDHCQCAPLKKLETRVDESRALLTRVAATLKAGEEKLDKAIAEVEENISSLDRQTDTDVSEIEAVRQRLVKAVDTRCQQVKEKILSTSSHLQDKMEAGKAVLMKQQARFGNHSRIVQEVQRSPQHGLFSNMTSIMEKCVGSLDCSDKFLASVVVKGKVALTIDSQAVTRIEQELSQMRVVSKEETTQATQVHVLRFHDNHGSGIRLSNNRQTAEKTNSSYGDGVVMSRDPMIVSSLYEVRVDAINSAWKNSCVGVVTCSPDAFSVPGNAIDDDSNTVLCVGGYGTKAFGV; the protein is encoded by the exons atggcaacagcagcagcccagGATGATGGCCCCAGAGACACAGAGTGCATCGTGTGCCACGAGCTGTTGACCATACCAAAGATCCTTCCCTGTGGCCATCTCCTGTGTCGACACTGCCTGCTACCCTGGCTGAAGACTCCGCCAGAGGCAAAATGCCCAGTTTGCCGGTTTCCTATACTGGTCGCACAGCGGGCGTCACAGGAAAGCCTTGACAGTGTGGTGGACACTTTCCCCACTCATTTGTTTGTGGAAGCGATTGTGGAAGCGGAGCGTGTGCTGTCCAAACAGCacacttgttgtgtgtgtgttgatgtggcgGCTGTGTCCCTGTGCATCACCTGTGGGGACATGTTCTGCCAGGTGTGTTGCAGGGTGCATGAGAAACAGTCGGCCACCAAACACCACAATGTGGAAAGCCTGACCTCCCTGTCTGCTGCCTCACTGGCCAGCAGGAAGCCCACAACTTGCTCAGCTCATGTGCATGAACTGGCAGTAGCTTACTGTCCAGCTcatgctgtgtctgtctgcatgctgtgtgtcaccactgaccactgccagTGCGCCCCATTGAAGAAATTAGAGACCAGGGTGGATGAATCACGTGCACTGCTGACAAGAGTGGCCGCTACTTTGAAAGCTGGTGAGGAGAAGCTGGACAAAGCCATCGCAGAGGTGGAGGAAAACATCAGCTCTTTGGACCGGCAAACCGACACAGATGTGTCAGAGATTGAGGCTGTACGTCAGCGACTAGTGAAAGCTGTTGATACTCGTTGCCAACAAGTGAAGGAAAAGATTCTAAGCACGAGCTCACATCTCCAAGACAAAATGGAGGCAGGGAAGGCTGTGCTCATGAAGCAGCAAGCCAGGTTCGGAAATCATTCCCGGATCGTTCAGGAAGTGCAGAGATCTCCCCAGCACGGACTGTTCAGCAACATGACGTCCATCATGGAAAAATGTGTGGGCAGTCTGGACTGCAGCGACAAGTTCCTGGCCTCTGTCGTGGTGAAGGGCAAGGTGGCCTTGACCATTGACTCCCAGGCAGTGACCCGTATTGAACAAGAGTTGTCACAGATGAGGGTTGTAAGCAAGGAGGAAACTACACAGGCCACACAG GTGCATGTTCTGCGCTTTCATGACAACCACGGCAGTGGGATCAGGCTGAGCAATAACAGACAGACCGCAGAAAAGACAAATAGTTCTTACGGTGATGGAGTGGTGATGTCAAGGGATCCTATGATTGTCAGCAGTTTGTATGAA GTTCGTGTAGATGCCATCAACAGCGCATGGAAAAACTCATGTGTAGGCGTGGTGACCTGCAGCCCTGATGCCTTCAGTGTGCCAGGAAACGCCATAGATGACGACTCAAACACTGTCCTGTGTGTGGGCGGCTATGGAACCAAAGCGTTTG GTGTTTAG